The following are encoded in a window of Lacinutrix sp. WUR7 genomic DNA:
- a CDS encoding ABC transporter permease, translated as MLRLAKQKSIRNLFVIIPFIVFFLLGSIYYKGSLREVSIAVYDNDNSTLSRMYIRFLESSPYLNVTQYLSSKDAIESAFVKDHVQGVFYIPKDFHKDVLKSNPVQVKIYTNSTNIVFGNLLYKAGVGVTQSLSGAVVMKRIAPLGINPSKIMGTVLPIKINTRVLGNPQYNYVYYLLPGLTTVLLQMIIFLAASRAFNKEWESQTYNQLYATAKGNILAMILGKYFAFLVYGLGLCGLIFAVVFPVFRIPIYGNSIHLLALLILFLSVNILLGFGLSLIVKNQIIALDIAVFYNSPAFVFSGFTFPIWAMPWFNSVYAQAIPYTHFLTAFLKIYQLDTPLFFIWPEVWKLMVFLIVGVFLIALGLIMNRKHIFITPKLTIV; from the coding sequence ATGCTAAGACTAGCAAAGCAGAAATCGATTAGAAATCTCTTTGTTATTATTCCTTTTATTGTTTTTTTTTTATTAGGTTCTATATATTACAAAGGATCTCTTAGAGAGGTTTCTATTGCTGTTTATGATAATGATAACAGTACGTTAAGTCGTATGTATATTCGTTTTTTGGAATCTTCTCCCTATCTAAATGTCACCCAATATTTGTCGTCTAAAGATGCTATAGAAAGTGCTTTTGTTAAAGACCATGTGCAAGGCGTTTTTTATATCCCAAAAGATTTTCACAAAGATGTGCTTAAAAGTAATCCCGTTCAGGTAAAAATATATACCAATTCTACCAATATTGTTTTTGGAAATCTCTTGTATAAAGCGGGAGTAGGAGTTACTCAGTCACTTAGTGGCGCAGTAGTGATGAAAAGAATAGCACCATTGGGAATTAATCCTTCAAAAATTATGGGAACCGTGCTACCTATTAAAATAAATACAAGAGTTTTAGGGAATCCGCAATATAATTATGTCTATTATTTATTGCCAGGTTTAACTACTGTTTTATTACAAATGATTATTTTTTTAGCAGCATCAAGAGCTTTTAATAAGGAATGGGAATCGCAAACGTATAATCAGTTATATGCAACGGCAAAAGGAAATATTTTAGCCATGATTTTGGGGAAATATTTTGCGTTTTTGGTATATGGGTTAGGATTGTGCGGACTCATATTCGCTGTTGTTTTTCCAGTTTTTAGAATCCCTATCTATGGGAATAGCATACATTTATTAGCGCTATTAATTCTTTTTTTAAGTGTTAATATTTTACTTGGTTTCGGACTTTCATTAATAGTGAAAAATCAAATTATCGCATTAGATATTGCCGTTTTTTATAATTCGCCAGCATTCGTTTTTAGTGGTTTTACATTTCCTATTTGGGCAATGCCTTGGTTTAATAGCGTGTATGCACAAGCAATACCATATACGCATTTTTTGACAGCGTTTCTTAAAATCTATCAATTAGACACTCCTTTGTTTTTTATTTGGCCAGAGGTGTGGAAATTGATGGTATTTCTTATTGTAGGTGTGTTTTTGATAGCATTAGGACTTATTATGAATAGGAAGCACATTTTTATAACTCCAAAATTA
- a CDS encoding HlyD family secretion protein, protein MKKAYITLVIPVVIIVFAIIFFMVKASTPEQEVYSGLLETTEVNVSSEIPGRVLSILIEKGNTVKKGDVLATLEPDVLDAKKNQAEGMVKAARSLVDKAESGARKEEISALENQYQMAKSQFDFAEKTYKRYQALYADSIISKQEMDELQFKYDAAKEQMNAAKSIWEMSKNGARKEDVRAAYGSYESAQGAYKEVETYYDELQITAPISGVVSNQIAEEGEVMDAGYPIVTIQRPEKIYAVFNVREDDLADFKMDNLYKAKVPGLANDEVNFKVTYIAPMADFATWVPVKAKGEYELKTFEIHLKPQERIEDLRPGMSIQIYK, encoded by the coding sequence ATGAAAAAAGCATACATCACATTAGTGATTCCTGTAGTAATTATCGTGTTCGCCATAATATTTTTTATGGTGAAAGCAAGTACTCCAGAACAGGAAGTATATTCGGGTTTATTAGAAACTACAGAGGTCAATGTATCTTCTGAAATTCCGGGAAGAGTACTTTCTATATTAATTGAAAAAGGAAATACGGTTAAAAAAGGAGATGTTTTGGCAACCTTAGAACCTGATGTACTAGATGCCAAAAAAAACCAAGCGGAAGGTATGGTGAAAGCAGCCCGTTCTTTGGTTGATAAAGCAGAATCTGGTGCTCGAAAAGAAGAAATTAGTGCGCTTGAAAACCAATATCAAATGGCTAAAAGTCAGTTTGATTTTGCAGAGAAAACCTATAAAAGATACCAAGCACTTTATGCCGATAGTATTATATCTAAACAAGAAATGGATGAGCTTCAGTTTAAATACGACGCTGCAAAAGAGCAAATGAATGCTGCGAAATCTATTTGGGAAATGTCTAAAAATGGAGCAAGAAAAGAAGATGTTAGAGCAGCCTACGGGAGTTATGAAAGTGCACAAGGTGCTTATAAAGAAGTAGAGACATATTATGACGAATTGCAGATTACAGCGCCCATTTCTGGGGTGGTAAGTAATCAAATAGCAGAAGAAGGAGAAGTTATGGATGCAGGATACCCTATAGTAACAATACAACGACCAGAAAAAATCTATGCCGTATTTAATGTAAGAGAAGATGATTTGGCTGATTTTAAAATGGATAATCTATATAAAGCAAAAGTGCCAGGATTGGCTAATGATGAAGTTAATTTTAAAGTCACTTATATAGCTCCTATGGCCGATTTTGCTACTTGGGTTCCGGTAAAAGCGAAAGGGGAATACGAGCTTAAGACTTTTGAGATTCACTTAAAACCTCAAGAACGTATTGAAGATTTACGTCCAGGTATGTCGATTCAGATTTACAAATAA
- a CDS encoding TolC family protein, producing MKNPNKKNVNIPLKALLALSILVLLPLFVKGQDRELSIAEALAWSYSNNEQIKRYSERVTQKIYEDKAAKGNFLPSINFLAGYTYLSENMEVNTSQVKSSLDDLGGKYGAAFVETYGDEIGLSGITSEAAYSTIVNALGDLPAYNVVVDNQQIPTAAITATQPIFTGGKIIAGKKYAEAELETANIELKQVKNDIAHELIERYLDVVLLKQVVKTRFEVYNGMLKHKEQAARAIQLEILPKHVLLRAEVAVANAERDLSKDQNTLQLAKMALRTTMSMPDSEIFQVMDSIPYHELNLDFNQLLNTAYTQQPVLELIDQKEIMAKQSHTLEKSKFLPNVAAFGTYNMYRDQLPIIPSRFIVGVQAQINIFNGFKDVNKLKASSHLQKEVENAKQYATEQIHLLVKSNYINVLNQRKLYHSHLTTVDLAKENLRINTRRFEEGLGKSIDVIDASLLYEKSKVEQLVALNDYYKAIASLYTSVGEPEKIIPMIGSK from the coding sequence ATGAAAAATCCGAATAAAAAAAATGTAAATATTCCTTTAAAAGCATTGTTAGCTTTAAGCATTCTAGTGCTATTACCTTTGTTTGTAAAAGGACAAGATCGAGAATTAAGTATTGCGGAGGCGTTAGCATGGAGTTATTCTAATAATGAGCAAATAAAACGGTATTCGGAGCGCGTAACCCAAAAAATTTACGAAGACAAAGCGGCCAAAGGAAATTTTTTGCCTTCTATTAATTTTTTAGCTGGTTACACCTATTTAAGTGAGAATATGGAAGTAAATACCTCGCAGGTTAAAAGCTCTTTAGATGATTTAGGTGGTAAATATGGAGCAGCATTTGTAGAAACCTATGGGGATGAAATAGGTTTGTCAGGAATAACCTCAGAAGCTGCTTATAGTACGATAGTAAATGCTTTGGGAGACCTTCCAGCATATAATGTTGTTGTTGATAATCAACAAATTCCAACAGCAGCAATTACAGCAACACAACCTATTTTTACAGGAGGGAAAATAATTGCTGGTAAAAAATATGCCGAAGCAGAGTTAGAGACGGCAAACATAGAGTTGAAACAGGTTAAAAATGACATTGCTCACGAACTTATAGAACGTTATTTAGATGTGGTACTCTTAAAACAAGTGGTTAAAACACGGTTTGAAGTTTATAACGGAATGCTAAAACATAAGGAACAAGCAGCACGTGCTATTCAATTGGAGATTCTTCCTAAACATGTTTTATTAAGAGCAGAAGTAGCAGTTGCCAATGCAGAGAGAGATTTAAGTAAGGATCAGAATACATTGCAATTAGCAAAAATGGCGCTGCGTACCACGATGAGTATGCCAGATTCTGAAATCTTTCAGGTAATGGATAGTATTCCATATCACGAACTAAATCTAGACTTTAATCAACTTTTAAATACCGCTTATACACAGCAACCTGTTTTAGAATTAATCGATCAAAAAGAGATTATGGCAAAGCAGTCTCATACTCTTGAAAAGTCTAAATTTCTTCCTAACGTGGCCGCTTTTGGTACTTATAATATGTATCGTGATCAGTTACCAATTATTCCTTCAAGGTTTATTGTTGGGGTGCAAGCTCAGATTAATATTTTTAATGGATTTAAAGATGTAAATAAGTTAAAAGCAAGTTCTCATTTGCAAAAGGAAGTAGAAAACGCCAAACAATATGCCACAGAACAGATTCATTTGCTAGTTAAGAGTAACTATATCAATGTTCTTAATCAAAGAAAACTATACCATAGCCATCTAACAACAGTAGATCTGGCTAAAGAAAATCTTAGAATCAATACGCGACGTTTTGAAGAAGGTTTAGGGAAATCTATAGATGTAATAGATGCCTCTTTATTATATGAAAAATCAAAAGTAGAACAATTGGTTGCTTTAAACGATTATTATAAAGCAATTGCTAGTCTGTATACAAGCGTTGGAGAACCAGAAAAAATTATTCCAATGATTGGGAGTAAATAA
- a CDS encoding patatin-like phospholipase family protein, which produces MNTGLVLSGGGARGAAHIGAIKALEESGIFPTHISGTSAGAIIGALYAAGVGWTEMLDFFKNISIFQTTRYARNKPGFINSEKFYNDLKTYLPIDDFSALKKPLFITAANVIDGSLKVFSKGQLIKPIIASASFPGVFTPTEINGKFYIDGGTLNNFPVEPLQKNCDKIIGVYVNPLKKISIKDLKHSYSVVERAYKIKVANESMSKFSDCDLIISPEGLINFGTFDMNSIDAIFSLGYTATKKALEENNNLLA; this is translated from the coding sequence ATGAATACAGGATTAGTCCTTTCTGGAGGAGGAGCTCGAGGAGCAGCTCATATTGGTGCTATAAAAGCGCTTGAAGAATCTGGCATTTTTCCAACACATATTTCAGGAACAAGTGCAGGTGCTATTATTGGCGCTTTATATGCAGCAGGTGTAGGTTGGACGGAAATGTTAGATTTTTTCAAAAATATATCCATCTTTCAAACCACTAGATATGCACGTAATAAACCCGGATTTATAAATTCGGAAAAATTCTATAATGACCTCAAAACATATCTTCCTATTGATGATTTTAGTGCTTTAAAAAAACCGCTATTTATCACTGCTGCAAATGTTATTGACGGTTCCTTAAAAGTTTTTAGTAAAGGACAACTCATTAAACCTATTATCGCTTCGGCATCTTTTCCAGGGGTTTTTACACCGACCGAAATTAATGGGAAATTCTATATTGATGGCGGTACTTTAAATAATTTTCCTGTAGAGCCGTTACAAAAAAACTGTGATAAAATTATTGGTGTATACGTTAATCCGCTAAAAAAAATTAGCATTAAAGATTTAAAACATTCGTATAGCGTAGTAGAAAGAGCCTATAAAATTAAAGTTGCTAACGAGTCGATGTCAAAATTCTCCGATTGTGATTTAATTATTTCTCCGGAAGGATTAATTAATTTCGGCACTTTTGACATGAACAGTATAGATGCTATTTTTAGTTTGGGATATACTGCTACAAAAAAAGCGCTGGAAGAAAACAATAATTTATTAGCATAG
- a CDS encoding mechanosensitive ion channel family protein, which translates to MNIDNILTSLHLKSWITYSLVLLCCILLGLLLRWILFSIIKFSNRRKPTVLKAQLFKHLKAPAKFLLPILFIYSSLSLLELDSFWHKIIESLIIINLSWILIALLNASEEVVKEKFMVNGSHKTKDRKVLTQLRFLKSLSIVIIFTLAIAAILWNIPGVRKLGTTILTSAGVIGIIAGVAAQKSIANLITGFQIAFTQPIKIDDEVVIEDEFGTVEDITLTYVVIKTWDQRRLVLPLNYFNDHSFVNWTFNSTELIGSVFLYVDYTFPVSVLRTKLMDILKEHPLWNKKTGELLVTKSNEKAMELRATFSAKNASDTWTMRCDIREQLIDFIQEKHPASLPKIREMEVFKI; encoded by the coding sequence ATGAATATTGATAACATTTTAACATCGCTACATTTAAAATCTTGGATCACGTATAGTTTGGTACTTCTATGCTGTATATTACTCGGTCTACTTTTAAGATGGATTTTATTTTCAATTATTAAATTTTCTAACCGAAGAAAACCTACCGTTTTAAAAGCGCAGTTATTTAAACATTTAAAAGCACCAGCCAAATTTCTCCTACCCATTTTATTTATTTACAGCTCGCTTTCTCTTTTAGAATTAGACTCCTTTTGGCATAAAATTATTGAAAGTCTTATTATTATTAATCTCTCTTGGATACTAATTGCTTTATTAAATGCTTCAGAAGAAGTAGTTAAGGAAAAATTCATGGTTAATGGCAGCCATAAAACAAAGGATAGAAAAGTATTGACGCAACTACGCTTTTTAAAAAGCCTTTCTATTGTTATTATTTTCACACTTGCCATTGCTGCCATACTATGGAATATTCCAGGAGTAAGAAAACTAGGTACCACTATACTTACCTCTGCTGGTGTTATTGGAATTATAGCAGGTGTTGCAGCACAAAAATCGATTGCAAACCTAATTACCGGATTTCAAATCGCATTTACCCAACCTATTAAAATAGATGACGAAGTGGTTATTGAAGACGAATTTGGTACCGTAGAAGATATTACATTAACCTATGTTGTTATTAAAACTTGGGATCAAAGACGATTGGTTTTACCTCTTAATTATTTTAATGATCATTCTTTTGTAAACTGGACCTTTAACTCTACCGAATTAATTGGCTCTGTTTTTCTCTATGTAGATTATACCTTTCCTGTTTCTGTTTTAAGAACGAAACTCATGGATATTTTAAAAGAACATCCTTTATGGAATAAAAAAACAGGAGAACTTTTGGTGACAAAAAGCAATGAAAAAGCCATGGAACTACGAGCTACATTTAGTGCAAAAAATGCTTCAGACACTTGGACGATGCGTTGTGATATACGGGAACAATTAATAGATTTTATACAAGAAAAACACCCCGCATCTTTACCTAAAATAAGAGAAATGGAAGTATTTAAAATATAA